DNA from Lentibacillus amyloliquefaciens:
TTGTGGACGACAACGACATTAAGGAGAGGTTGAGTGTATATGATGCTCCAAGAGCGAAAGAAAACAGCGAGACACGAAAAGATTATGTCCAGTTTGGATGAATTGACGTATGCCACGCGCCGACAATTGCAAGTCATTAATAACCTGAGCGGTGACAGAAACGCTCACAGAATCCTTCACGATATGGAAAGAGATAGATTGATTTCAAGCATACGGAAAGAGCAGAAGATTTATTATCTGACCAATACAGGAAAACAACAAATTGGCAGCAGTCAGGCCGAATTAAAGCAATCGTGGGTTACACATGTTTTGATGCGGAATGACCTCTATATCGAATTGGGTATGCCTGGTGATTGGCGCAAGGAAGTGCCTGCCAAAATTAATGGTGAAATGCTGCTGATACCAGATGCCATGTTCACACGGAATGGCGAAAGTCACTTTGTGGAGATTGACAACAAGCAAAAGATGCAGACTAACATTGAGAAAATAAAAAAGTATAAAAAATTAAGTGATGCTGTATTCGGACAATTAAACCACACACCAACTTTAATATGGTATTCGTTGTCTGATATTCGGAAAGAAAAATTAAAGTCAGCGTGTGAGAGGTATGGAGTTAAGTTTAAAATATATTGAAACTTTTTCCATAGTCAATTAGTATTAGAGTGTAAAAGGGGGAGACGGAATGAATTGGAAAAAGGTATTAATAACAATGGGAATTATTGTTATGGCATTTTTTGCAACGATTGTTGTTATATTGATTGTAGACATATCGAATGATCCAGAAGTGGCGGCGCACGAAACCATAAAAGAAGTTGATGACGGAGCTATGATGAGAGTGTATGTCTACACCGAAGCAACTAAAGAGGATGAACTCGTAACACTAGCTGAGGAAATCAAGAAAAATTATTCAGAAGAAGTTGTGTGGGTATTCTTTAGTGAAATGGAAGAACCACACGTGAGTATAGGTAACATTTCTTTTAAAGATGGTGAAATGGAAGTGAGTATGGATTGAAGGGGAATAAAACCCCTTCTTTTTTATTCCGTGGTAACAAATTGGTAACATCAATCTAAAATAATACACTTATCCCAATTTACCATGATATGCTTTAACCATTGATATTATGCCTTTTTATTTAACAATAAAATAATAACAAAACCATCCAATAGATTCCCACCGTCTCCACCAATACATACGTTGGTGGTTTTTATTTGTTATTTTTTATTAAGGTTAATGTATATACGGATATGACTAATGCCATAATGGAAATGAAAAGCGAAATCCAAAGCATGTTATCACTTCTTTCCTTGCGTATTTTTCATAAATGAATTACAATTAGAATAGAATATGGGAGGAGAGGAATTAATCCTCTCCTGGGTTAGTAGGACTTTCTCCGTGTATGGGAGAGTCCTTTTTCTTTTTCCGTCTTGTTAAAATGACGGCTGTCAAGTTAATAACAGCGATTGTCAAATTAATGACGGACGTTAAAAAATTAACCACATCTCCATATCTGCTCACCCCCT
Protein-coding regions in this window:
- a CDS encoding replication-relaxation family protein encodes the protein MSSLDELTYATRRQLQVINNLSGDRNAHRILHDMERDRLISSIRKEQKIYYLTNTGKQQIGSSQAELKQSWVTHVLMRNDLYIELGMPGDWRKEVPAKINGEMLLIPDAMFTRNGESHFVEIDNKQKMQTNIEKIKKYKKLSDAVFGQLNHTPTLIWYSLSDIRKEKLKSACERYGVKFKIY